A part of Thermococcus sp. JdF3 genomic DNA contains:
- a CDS encoding rRNA adenine N-6-methyltransferase family protein, with translation MRERLFSLISKYGLRANSDLGQNFLIVDDIIERNVERAELSGRDVVLEIGPGLGVLTDALSKRAGKVYAIEKDPRLVEILRKEYNWSNVEIIEGDALKVE, from the coding sequence ATGAGGGAGCGCCTCTTTTCTCTCATTTCTAAATACGGATTAAGGGCAAACTCTGACCTTGGACAGAACTTTCTAATAGTAGACGATATCATCGAGAGAAACGTTGAGAGGGCTGAACTTAGCGGAAGAGATGTCGTTCTTGAAATTGGCCCCGGACTTGGTGTTCTCACGGATGCGCTCAGCAAGCGTGCCGGGAAGGTTTATGCCATAGAAAAGGACCCACGTCTTGTTGAGATACTGCGAAAGGAGTACAACTGGTCCAACGTCGAGATAATAGAGGGGGACGCTCTAAAGGTTGAA